In Accipiter gentilis chromosome 21, bAccGen1.1, whole genome shotgun sequence, one DNA window encodes the following:
- the BCL9 gene encoding B-cell CLL/lymphoma 9 protein isoform X3 → MHSSNPKVRNSPSGNTQSSPKSKQEVMVRPPTVMSPSGNPQLDSKFSNQGKQGGSTSQSQPSPCDPKSGGHAPKVLPGPGGSMGLKNGAGNGAKGKGKRERSISADSFEQREAGTPNDDPEIKDCNSADHVKSQESQHTPHSMTSSNASAPRSSTPSHGLTAALEPASGQKTPSKVVYVFSTEMANKAAEAVLKGQVETIVSFHIQNISNSKAERNTVPLNPQITALRTEPKPLPQPQPPTAQDQNPPQNAKMQPTPPVSAPVSKSTGPPCPIDQDSPSVESKVMSVGSPANSTPLQTEGFGQSSTPNNRAVSPVSQGSNSSAADPKGPPQQVSGGDPSNLGENPDGLSQEQLEHRERSLQTLRDIQRMLFPDEKEFAGGQSGGPPSNAGVLDGPQKKPEGPIQAMMAQSQSLGKGSGSRTDGGAPFGPQGHRDMPFSPDEMGPPPMNSQSGPIGPDHLDHMTPEQVAWLKLQQEFYEEKRRKQEQVVVQQCSLQDMMVHQHGPRGVVRGPPPPYQMTPGEGWGPGGPEPFPEGMNMSHSLPPRGMAPHPNMPGSQMRLPGFAGMMNPDMEGPSVPNPASRPGLTGVSWPDDVPKIPDGRNFPPGQGVFSGPGRGERFPNPQGLPEELYQQQLAEKQMGLPPGLNMEGIRPGMEINRMMPSQRHMEPGNNPIFPRMPVEGPMSPSRGDFPKGIPPQIASSRELEFGMGPGSMKGDMGMNVSMGSNPPLVPQKLRDAGVGPEEMMKLRPGVSEMLSSQQKMVPLPFGEHPQQEYGMGPRPFLPMSQGPGVGLRNLREQIGPDQRTNNRLSHMPPLPLNPTSNPNSLNTAPPAQRSLGRKPLDISAAGQVHSPGINPLKSPTMRQVQSPMMGSPSGNLKSPQTPSQLAGMLAGPTAAAAAASIKSPPVLGSAAASPVHLKSPSLPAPSPGWTSSPKPPLQSPGIPPNHKASLTMSSPAMLGNVESGGPPPSTVSQSAPVTLPGNLPSSSPYTMPPEPTLSQNPLSIMMSRMSKFAMPSSTPLYHDAIKTVASSDDDSPPARSPNLPPMNSVPGPNPVGPMPTLSPMGMTQPLSHNNQMPSPNAMGPNIPPHGVPVGPGLMSHNPMMGHGSQESPMVPQGRLGFPQGFPPVQSPPQQVPFPHNGPSGGQGNFPAGMGFHGEGPLGRPTNLPQSSTDPALCKTGGPGGPDSFTVLGNNMPSVFTDPELQEVIRPGATGIPEFDLSRIIPSEKPSQTLQYFPRGEVPGRKQPQGPGPGFSHMQGMIGEQTPRMGLTLPGMGGPGPVGTPDIPLGTAPSMPGHNPMRPPAFLQQGMMGPHHRMMSPAQTAMPGQPTLMSNPVAAVGMIPGKDRAPAGLYSHPGPVGSPGMMMSMQGMMGPQQNIMIPPQMRPRGMAADVGMGGFSQGPGNPGNMMF, encoded by the exons ATGCATTCCAGTAACCCCAAAGTGAGGAACTCCCCATCAGGCAACACGCAGAG CAGCCCCAAATCAAAGCAGGAGGTGATGGTCCGTCCCCCTACAGTGATGTCCCCATCTGGCAACCCCCAGCTGGATTCCAAATTTTCCAACCAGGGAAAACAAGGGGGCTCCACCAGCCAATCCCAGCCCTCTCCCTGTGACCCCAAAAGTGGAGGTCACGCCCCCAAAGTGCTCCCTGGCCCAGGTGGGAGCATGGGACTGAAGAACGGGGCTGGAAATGGTgccaaggggaaggggaagagagagaggagcaTTTCGGCAGATTCCTTTGAACAGAGGGAAGCTGGGACTCCTAATGATGACCCTGAAATCAAAG aCTGCAATTCTGCTGATCATGTGAAATCCCAGGAGTCTCAGCACACACCACACTCCATGACTTCTTCAAATGCTTCAGCCCCGAGGTCTTCCACACCTTCCCATGGCCTGACTGCTGCTTTGGAGCCAGCAAGTGGGCAGAAGACTCCATCCAAAGTGGTTTACGTCTTTTCTACTGAAATGGCCAACAA GGCTGCAGAAGCTGTGCTGAAAGGACAGGTGGAAACCATCGTGTCCTTTCATATTCAGAACATCTCAAACAGCAAGGCGGAACGAAACACTGTACCCTTG AACCCCCAGATCACTGCCCTTCGGACTGAACCCAAGCCCctgccgcagccccagccccccacTGCCCAGGATCAGAACCCTCCCCAGAATGCTAAAATGCAGCCGACTCCACCCGTGTCTGCACCGGTATCCAAATCCACTGGCCCCCCGTGTCCCATAGATCAGGACAGTCCCAGCGTGGAAAGCAAAGTCATGTCTGTGGGCAGCCCTGCCAACTCTACCCCATTGCAGACAGAAGGATTTGGGCAGAGTTCGACCCCCAATAATCGAGCAGTTAGCCCAGTTTCCCAAGGTAGCAATAGCTCTGCTGCAGACCCCAAAGGTCCTCCCCAGCAGGTGTCTGGTGGGGACCCATCCAATTTGGGTGAGAATCCAGATGGACTGTCACAGGAGCAGCTGGAGCATCGAGAGCGCTCATTGCAGACCCTGAGAGACATACAGCGCATGCTCTTCCCTGATGAGAAAGAGTTTGCGGGAGGGCAAAGTGGGGGGCCACCCTCAAATGCTGGGGTGCTGGATGGTCCCCAAAAGAAACCTGAAGGGCCAATACAGGCCATGATGGCTCAATCCCAAAGTTTAGGCAAAGGGTCAGGGTCTCGGACAGATGGAGGGGCTCCATTTGGCCCTCAAGGACACAGGGACATGCCTTTTTCCCCAGATGAAATGGGGCCACCACCAATGAACTCTCAGTCAGGACCCATAGGCCCAGACCACCTGGACCACATGACTCCTGAGCAGGTGGCCTGGCTCAAGCTGCAGCAGGAATTTTatgaggagaagagaagaaagcaagagcAGGTGGTTGTGCAGCAGTGTTCACTGCAGGACATGATGGTCCATCAGCACGGGCCTCGTGGGGTGGTCCGAGGCCCTCCCCCTCCCTACCAGATGACCCCTGGAGAGGGCTGGGGACCTGGGGGTCCAGAGCCCTTCCCTGAAGGCATGAACATGTCGCACTCTCTGCCCCCCAGGGGCATGGCCCCTCATCCCAACATGCCTGGGAGCCAGATGCGCCTGCCTGGTTTTGCAGGAATGATGAACCCTGATATGGAGGGCCCCAGCGTCCCAAATCCTGCCTCCCGGCCTGGGCTTACAGGAGTTAGTTGGCCAGATGATGTGCCAAAAATCCCAGATGGCCGAAACTTCCCTCCTGGCCAGGGTGTCTTCAGTGGCCCTGGCCGAGGGGAGCGGTTCCCCAATCCACAGGGCCTGCCCGAAGAGCTctatcagcagcagctggctgagaAACAGATGGGCCTCCCTCCTGGCCTGAACATGGAAGGCATCAGGCCTGGCATGGAGATAAACAGAATGATGCCCTCCCAGAGACACATGGAGCCTGGGAACAACCCCATCTTCCCTCGCATGCCAGTGGAAGGGCCAATGAGCCCTTCCAGGGGGGACTTCCCGAAAGGAATACCCCCACAAATAGCCTCTAGCAGAGAGCTGGAGTTTGGGATGGGCCCTGGCAGCATGAAGGGGGACATGGGCATGAACGTCAGCATGGGCTCCAACCCACCCCTGGTCCCTCAGAAGCTGAGGGATGCAGGAGTTGGGCCGGAAGAGATGATGAAACTGCGCCCTGGTGTCTCGGAGATGCTCTCCTCTCAGCAGAAAATGGTGCCACTGCCATTTGGGGAGCATCCGCAGCAAGAGTATGGCATGGGTCCCAGGCCTTTCCTTCCCATGTCTCAGGGCCCAGGAGTCGGTCTCCGAAATCTCAGAGAACAGATTGGGCCTGACCAAAGGACTAACAACCGGCTCAGCCACATGCCGCCACTACCTCTCAATCCCACCAGTAACCCTAATAGCCTCAACACTGCTCCCCCTGCGCAGCGCAGCCTCGGCCGCAAGCCCTTGGATATCTCTGCAGCTGGTCAGGTGCATTCGCCAGGGATCAACCCCCTGAAATCCCCCACGATGCGCCAGGTCCAGTCTCCCATGATGGGGTCTCCCTCGGGGAACCTCAAGTCCCCTCAGACGCCCTCCCAGCTGGCAGGAATGCTTGCAGGCCCCACTGccgcagctgctgctgcctccattAAGTCTCCCCCTGTCTTGgggtctgctgctgcttctcctgtccacCTCAAGTCTCCGTCTCTCCCCGCACCTTCTCCTGGATGGACTTCATCTCCAAagcctcctttgcagagccctgGGATTCCCCCGAACCACAAGGCATCTCTCACCATGTCTTCTCCAGCCATGCTGGGGAACGTGGAGTCGG gtggTCCACCTCCTTCCACAGTCAGCCAGTCTGCTCCTGTGACTCTCCCTGGAAATCTTCCCTCTAGCAGTCCTTACACAATGCCACCAGAGCCGACCCTCTCCCAGAATCCCCTCTCCATTATGATGTCCAGGATGTCCAAATTTGCCATGCCCAGCTCTACACCGCTCTATCATGATGCCATCAAAACTGTGGCCAGCTCAGATGATGACTCCCCTCCAGCACGTTCCCCAAACTTGCCACCTATGAACAGCGTACcag GTCCAAACCCAGTGGGTCCAATGCCAACCCTTAGCCCAATGGGAATGACCCAGCCTCTTTCCCATAACAACCAGATGCCCTCTCCAAATGCTATGGGACCCAATATACCTCCTCATGGGGTCCCCGTGGGACCCGGCCTGATGTCACACAACCCAATGATGGGGCATGGTTCCCAGGAGTCTCCAATGGTACCTCAAGGACGCCTGGGCTTCCCACAGGGGTTCCCTCCCGTACAGTCCCCTCCGCAGCAGGTGCCATTTCCACACAACGGGCCCAGCGGTGGACAAGGTAACTTCCCAGCGGGAATGGGCTTCCACGGAGAAGGACCTCTGGGGCGTCCTACCAACCTGCCCCAAAGTTCGACAGATCCAGCACTTTGCAAGACTGGAGGCCCTGGCGGTCCAGACTCCTTCACTGTTCTCGGAAACAATATGCCTTCGGTTTTCACTGATCcagagctgcaggaggtgatCCGTCCTGGAGCCACAGGAATACCTGAGTTTGACCTGTCCAGGATTATCCCGTCGGAGAAGCCTAGCCAGACACTACAGTATTTCCCTCGTGGGGAGGTGCCAGGCCGCAAGCAGCCGCAGGGTCCTGGGCCTGGGTTCTCCCACATGCAGGGGATGATAGGAGAGCAGACCCCAAGGATGGGACTAACATTGCCTGGCATGGGGGGCCCCGGGCCAGTGGGAACTCCGGATATCCCTCTTGGGACGGCTCCATCCATGCCAGGTCATAACCCGATGAGACCACCTGCCTTCCTGCAGCAAGGTATGATGGGGCCGCACCACCGCATGATGTCACCAGCACAAACAGCGATGCCTGGCCAGCCCACGCTAATGAGTAACCCTGTGGCCGCCGTGGGCATGATCCCAGGCAAGGACCGAGCCCCTGCAGGGCTGTACAGCCACCCGGGCCCTGTAGGGTCACCTGGTATGATGATGTCAATGCAGGGCATGATGGGACCCCAACAAAACATCATGATTCCCCCCCAGATGAGGCCCCGAGGTATGGCTGCTGACGTTGGCATGGGAGGATTTAGCCAAGGCCCTGGAAACCCAGGGAACATGATGTTTTAA
- the BCL9 gene encoding B-cell CLL/lymphoma 9 protein isoform X1: MHSSNPKVRNSPSGNTQSSPKSKQEVMVRPPTVMSPSGNPQLDSKFSNQGKQGGSTSQSQPSPCDPKSGGHAPKVLPGPGGSMGLKNGAGNGAKGKGKRERSISADSFEQREAGTPNDDPEIKDCNSADHVKSQESQHTPHSMTSSNASAPRSSTPSHGLTAALEPASGQKTPSKVVYVFSTEMANKAAEAVLKGQVETIVSFHIQNISNSKAERNTVPLNPQITALRTEPKPLPQPQPPTAQDQNPPQNAKMQPTPPVSAPVSKSTGPPCPIDQDSPSVESKVMSVGSPANSTPLQTEGFGQSSTPNNRAVSPVSQGSNSSAADPKGPPQQVSGGDPSNLGENPDGLSQEQLEHRERSLQTLRDIQRMLFPDEKEFAGGQSGGPPSNAGVLDGPQKKPEGPIQAMMAQSQSLGKGSGSRTDGGAPFGPQGHRDMPFSPDEMGPPPMNSQSGPIGPDHLDHMTPEQVAWLKLQQEFYEEKRRKQEQVVVQQCSLQDMMVHQHGPRGVVRGPPPPYQMTPGEGWGPGGPEPFPEGMNMSHSLPPRGMAPHPNMPGSQMRLPGFAGMMNPDMEGPSVPNPASRPGLTGVSWPDDVPKIPDGRNFPPGQGVFSGPGRGERFPNPQGLPEELYQQQLAEKQMGLPPGLNMEGIRPGMEINRMMPSQRHMEPGNNPIFPRMPVEGPMSPSRGDFPKGIPPQIASSRELEFGMGPGSMKGDMGMNVSMGSNPPLVPQKLRDAGVGPEEMMKLRPGVSEMLSSQQKMVPLPFGEHPQQEYGMGPRPFLPMSQGPGVGLRNLREQIGPDQRTNNRLSHMPPLPLNPTSNPNSLNTAPPAQRSLGRKPLDISAAGQVHSPGINPLKSPTMRQVQSPMMGSPSGNLKSPQTPSQLAGMLAGPTAAAAAASIKSPPVLGSAAASPVHLKSPSLPAPSPGWTSSPKPPLQSPGIPPNHKASLTMSSPAMLGNVESGGPPPSTVSQSAPVTLPGNLPSSSPYTMPPEPTLSQNPLSIMMSRMSKFAMPSSTPLYHDAIKTVASSDDDSPPARSPNLPPMNSVPGMGINSQNPRISGPNPVGPMPTLSPMGMTQPLSHNNQMPSPNAMGPNIPPHGVPVGPGLMSHNPMMGHGSQESPMVPQGRLGFPQGFPPVQSPPQQVPFPHNGPSGGQGNFPAGMGFHGEGPLGRPTNLPQSSTDPALCKTGGPGGPDSFTVLGNNMPSVFTDPELQEVIRPGATGIPEFDLSRIIPSEKPSQTLQYFPRGEVPGRKQPQGPGPGFSHMQGMIGEQTPRMGLTLPGMGGPGPVGTPDIPLGTAPSMPGHNPMRPPAFLQQGMMGPHHRMMSPAQTAMPGQPTLMSNPVAAVGMIPGKDRAPAGLYSHPGPVGSPGMMMSMQGMMGPQQNIMIPPQMRPRGMAADVGMGGFSQGPGNPGNMMF; this comes from the exons ATGCATTCCAGTAACCCCAAAGTGAGGAACTCCCCATCAGGCAACACGCAGAG CAGCCCCAAATCAAAGCAGGAGGTGATGGTCCGTCCCCCTACAGTGATGTCCCCATCTGGCAACCCCCAGCTGGATTCCAAATTTTCCAACCAGGGAAAACAAGGGGGCTCCACCAGCCAATCCCAGCCCTCTCCCTGTGACCCCAAAAGTGGAGGTCACGCCCCCAAAGTGCTCCCTGGCCCAGGTGGGAGCATGGGACTGAAGAACGGGGCTGGAAATGGTgccaaggggaaggggaagagagagaggagcaTTTCGGCAGATTCCTTTGAACAGAGGGAAGCTGGGACTCCTAATGATGACCCTGAAATCAAAG aCTGCAATTCTGCTGATCATGTGAAATCCCAGGAGTCTCAGCACACACCACACTCCATGACTTCTTCAAATGCTTCAGCCCCGAGGTCTTCCACACCTTCCCATGGCCTGACTGCTGCTTTGGAGCCAGCAAGTGGGCAGAAGACTCCATCCAAAGTGGTTTACGTCTTTTCTACTGAAATGGCCAACAA GGCTGCAGAAGCTGTGCTGAAAGGACAGGTGGAAACCATCGTGTCCTTTCATATTCAGAACATCTCAAACAGCAAGGCGGAACGAAACACTGTACCCTTG AACCCCCAGATCACTGCCCTTCGGACTGAACCCAAGCCCctgccgcagccccagccccccacTGCCCAGGATCAGAACCCTCCCCAGAATGCTAAAATGCAGCCGACTCCACCCGTGTCTGCACCGGTATCCAAATCCACTGGCCCCCCGTGTCCCATAGATCAGGACAGTCCCAGCGTGGAAAGCAAAGTCATGTCTGTGGGCAGCCCTGCCAACTCTACCCCATTGCAGACAGAAGGATTTGGGCAGAGTTCGACCCCCAATAATCGAGCAGTTAGCCCAGTTTCCCAAGGTAGCAATAGCTCTGCTGCAGACCCCAAAGGTCCTCCCCAGCAGGTGTCTGGTGGGGACCCATCCAATTTGGGTGAGAATCCAGATGGACTGTCACAGGAGCAGCTGGAGCATCGAGAGCGCTCATTGCAGACCCTGAGAGACATACAGCGCATGCTCTTCCCTGATGAGAAAGAGTTTGCGGGAGGGCAAAGTGGGGGGCCACCCTCAAATGCTGGGGTGCTGGATGGTCCCCAAAAGAAACCTGAAGGGCCAATACAGGCCATGATGGCTCAATCCCAAAGTTTAGGCAAAGGGTCAGGGTCTCGGACAGATGGAGGGGCTCCATTTGGCCCTCAAGGACACAGGGACATGCCTTTTTCCCCAGATGAAATGGGGCCACCACCAATGAACTCTCAGTCAGGACCCATAGGCCCAGACCACCTGGACCACATGACTCCTGAGCAGGTGGCCTGGCTCAAGCTGCAGCAGGAATTTTatgaggagaagagaagaaagcaagagcAGGTGGTTGTGCAGCAGTGTTCACTGCAGGACATGATGGTCCATCAGCACGGGCCTCGTGGGGTGGTCCGAGGCCCTCCCCCTCCCTACCAGATGACCCCTGGAGAGGGCTGGGGACCTGGGGGTCCAGAGCCCTTCCCTGAAGGCATGAACATGTCGCACTCTCTGCCCCCCAGGGGCATGGCCCCTCATCCCAACATGCCTGGGAGCCAGATGCGCCTGCCTGGTTTTGCAGGAATGATGAACCCTGATATGGAGGGCCCCAGCGTCCCAAATCCTGCCTCCCGGCCTGGGCTTACAGGAGTTAGTTGGCCAGATGATGTGCCAAAAATCCCAGATGGCCGAAACTTCCCTCCTGGCCAGGGTGTCTTCAGTGGCCCTGGCCGAGGGGAGCGGTTCCCCAATCCACAGGGCCTGCCCGAAGAGCTctatcagcagcagctggctgagaAACAGATGGGCCTCCCTCCTGGCCTGAACATGGAAGGCATCAGGCCTGGCATGGAGATAAACAGAATGATGCCCTCCCAGAGACACATGGAGCCTGGGAACAACCCCATCTTCCCTCGCATGCCAGTGGAAGGGCCAATGAGCCCTTCCAGGGGGGACTTCCCGAAAGGAATACCCCCACAAATAGCCTCTAGCAGAGAGCTGGAGTTTGGGATGGGCCCTGGCAGCATGAAGGGGGACATGGGCATGAACGTCAGCATGGGCTCCAACCCACCCCTGGTCCCTCAGAAGCTGAGGGATGCAGGAGTTGGGCCGGAAGAGATGATGAAACTGCGCCCTGGTGTCTCGGAGATGCTCTCCTCTCAGCAGAAAATGGTGCCACTGCCATTTGGGGAGCATCCGCAGCAAGAGTATGGCATGGGTCCCAGGCCTTTCCTTCCCATGTCTCAGGGCCCAGGAGTCGGTCTCCGAAATCTCAGAGAACAGATTGGGCCTGACCAAAGGACTAACAACCGGCTCAGCCACATGCCGCCACTACCTCTCAATCCCACCAGTAACCCTAATAGCCTCAACACTGCTCCCCCTGCGCAGCGCAGCCTCGGCCGCAAGCCCTTGGATATCTCTGCAGCTGGTCAGGTGCATTCGCCAGGGATCAACCCCCTGAAATCCCCCACGATGCGCCAGGTCCAGTCTCCCATGATGGGGTCTCCCTCGGGGAACCTCAAGTCCCCTCAGACGCCCTCCCAGCTGGCAGGAATGCTTGCAGGCCCCACTGccgcagctgctgctgcctccattAAGTCTCCCCCTGTCTTGgggtctgctgctgcttctcctgtccacCTCAAGTCTCCGTCTCTCCCCGCACCTTCTCCTGGATGGACTTCATCTCCAAagcctcctttgcagagccctgGGATTCCCCCGAACCACAAGGCATCTCTCACCATGTCTTCTCCAGCCATGCTGGGGAACGTGGAGTCGG gtggTCCACCTCCTTCCACAGTCAGCCAGTCTGCTCCTGTGACTCTCCCTGGAAATCTTCCCTCTAGCAGTCCTTACACAATGCCACCAGAGCCGACCCTCTCCCAGAATCCCCTCTCCATTATGATGTCCAGGATGTCCAAATTTGCCATGCCCAGCTCTACACCGCTCTATCATGATGCCATCAAAACTGTGGCCAGCTCAGATGATGACTCCCCTCCAGCACGTTCCCCAAACTTGCCACCTATGAACAGCGTACcag GAATGGGCATTAATTCTCAGAATCCTCGAATTTCAGGTCCAAACCCAGTGGGTCCAATGCCAACCCTTAGCCCAATGGGAATGACCCAGCCTCTTTCCCATAACAACCAGATGCCCTCTCCAAATGCTATGGGACCCAATATACCTCCTCATGGGGTCCCCGTGGGACCCGGCCTGATGTCACACAACCCAATGATGGGGCATGGTTCCCAGGAGTCTCCAATGGTACCTCAAGGACGCCTGGGCTTCCCACAGGGGTTCCCTCCCGTACAGTCCCCTCCGCAGCAGGTGCCATTTCCACACAACGGGCCCAGCGGTGGACAAGGTAACTTCCCAGCGGGAATGGGCTTCCACGGAGAAGGACCTCTGGGGCGTCCTACCAACCTGCCCCAAAGTTCGACAGATCCAGCACTTTGCAAGACTGGAGGCCCTGGCGGTCCAGACTCCTTCACTGTTCTCGGAAACAATATGCCTTCGGTTTTCACTGATCcagagctgcaggaggtgatCCGTCCTGGAGCCACAGGAATACCTGAGTTTGACCTGTCCAGGATTATCCCGTCGGAGAAGCCTAGCCAGACACTACAGTATTTCCCTCGTGGGGAGGTGCCAGGCCGCAAGCAGCCGCAGGGTCCTGGGCCTGGGTTCTCCCACATGCAGGGGATGATAGGAGAGCAGACCCCAAGGATGGGACTAACATTGCCTGGCATGGGGGGCCCCGGGCCAGTGGGAACTCCGGATATCCCTCTTGGGACGGCTCCATCCATGCCAGGTCATAACCCGATGAGACCACCTGCCTTCCTGCAGCAAGGTATGATGGGGCCGCACCACCGCATGATGTCACCAGCACAAACAGCGATGCCTGGCCAGCCCACGCTAATGAGTAACCCTGTGGCCGCCGTGGGCATGATCCCAGGCAAGGACCGAGCCCCTGCAGGGCTGTACAGCCACCCGGGCCCTGTAGGGTCACCTGGTATGATGATGTCAATGCAGGGCATGATGGGACCCCAACAAAACATCATGATTCCCCCCCAGATGAGGCCCCGAGGTATGGCTGCTGACGTTGGCATGGGAGGATTTAGCCAAGGCCCTGGAAACCCAGGGAACATGATGTTTTAA